From one Mobula birostris isolate sMobBir1 chromosome 20, sMobBir1.hap1, whole genome shotgun sequence genomic stretch:
- the LOC140184915 gene encoding interleukin-18-like, which yields MSCRGPPVCFKIYTTIKRFIIIKNKNGEILKVDSHGRPEPVAYFHSYPSPQSETDRDGVNFCLVSYKKLLNIQTPEGIPIVFEITVNGLVYHMYCTEEGNRKVLKFKEGRAPIRLQENMKNLIFFQQVFDDIHYKFESAWARGWFLGTEQDGTFTLKEVQARDDETIAVSLE from the exons GTCCGCCTGTTTGCTTCAAAATATATACTACAATTAAACGTTTCATAATTATCAAAAATAAAAATGGTGAGATTCTCAAGGTTGATAGCCATGGGAGGCCAGAACCTGTGGCGTACTTTCATAGTTATCCATCTCCTCAATCAGAAACAG atcgCGATGGCGTAAATTTTTGTCTGGTGTCCTACAAAAAACTGTTGAATATCCAAACACCAGAAGGCATCCCAATTGTGTTCGAGATTACAGTCAATGGATTGGTGTATCACATGTACTGTACTGAAGAAGGAAACAGGAAAGTCTTGAAGTTTAAG GAAGGTCGTGCTCCAATCAGGCTGCAAGAGAATATGAAGAACTTAATCTTTTTCCAGCAGGTCTTTGATGATATCCATTACAAATTCGAATCTGCATGGGCACGTGGCTGGTTCTTGGGCACTGAGCAAGATGGCACTTTCACTTTGAAGGAAGTTCAGGCAAGGGATGATGAAACAATAGCTGTCTCCTTAGAATAA